A stretch of DNA from Leptotrichia sp. oral taxon 215 str. W9775:
TCCTCTTCATTTTTTCTTGCTTATTTGGTATAATATGTATTATAATTGGAAATAATGTGTAATTATTTTTGTATATTATGAAAATATATTATATTTAATATAATATATTAACGGAGGTGTGTTTCTTTATGGAGAAACTGCTAATTGAGATAAAAAATAAACAAGGTCTTCATTTAAGGCCTGCCACTTTAATATTTAAAACTTTAAATAGTTATGATTCTAAATTGTGGATTGGCGAAACTGATAATATGGAAGAAATGCTGGAAGTTAAGCGTGTCTTTGATTTGCTAGATTTAGCTGCCGGTTTTGGAACTAAATTATTTTTAATTGCAGAAGGTGAAGATGAGATCTTATTATTGAATGATTTGAGAAAGCTTATTGAAGTGGAAAAATTTGGAGAAGGGTAAAAATATAAGAAATATTGATTTATAGTAATTTTATCTGGAAATTTTATAGAGTTACTTATAAATTGTAAAAATTAAAGTTTATAAAAATTTGGTATATACTATATTGTGAGTGAGGAGATATGGCTATGAGTGATTTGAACAATGATTTATTTGAGGAAATGCTAAATGATTATCTGCCTGAGGAAAAGAAATCTGGAGATGTAATTAGCGGAATAATTACTAGAAAAGATATGGATTTTGCTTATTTGGATTTATCAGGAAAACAGGAAGGTAGAATTCTTATCCGTGAAGTTGAGGATTTTAATGTAGGTGACACAATAGAAGTTAAAGTATTGAGAAGTGATGAGGAGTTTGTAATTGTATCTAAATTTTTACTTGATAAGGCTAAAGAATTTGCATCTTATGAAGTTGATGAAATTGTATCTGGGACAATATTGAAAAAAGTAAAAGGTGGATACTCGGTAAGAGTTGGGAAAAATGAAGCATTTTTACCATTTTCTCTTGCAAGTTTAGAAAGAGATAAAGATTATACAGGAGAAAAATTCAAGTTTTTAATTAAGGAAAAAGGAAGAAATAACCTTACAGTATCTAGAACAGACTTAGTAAAAAAAGAAGAATTAGATTATTTCAGTTCTTTAAATGTTGGAGATATTGTAGAGGGAAAAGTTAAGGAAGTACTTGATTTTGGTGTAATACTTGAATTAGGACCTACTACAGGATTTATCCATATTTCTGAAGTATCGTGGGATCAAGTTTCTGATTTAATTGAAAAATTTGGAATAAATGATGTTGTTAAAGCTAAAGTTATAGAAAAAGATGAAGAAAAGAGAAAAATAAAGCTAAGCTTGAAGCAGCTTGAAGTAGATCCATGGGTTGAATTTAAAAATACACATAATGTTGGAGATGTAATAAAGGGAACAGTAAAAGAAATACTTGATTTTGGACTTGTAGTTGACCTTTCAAGAAATAAAGGTTTTGTTCATATTTCAGAACTTGCATGGAATAATGCAGCTAAAGTATTGAAGGAATTTAAAGAAGGCGACGTTATTGAAGCTAAAATTATAAATATTGATGATGAAAAGAAAAATATTAAATTAAGTGTAAAACAGTTGACAGAAAATCCTTGGGACTCAGTAAAAGAAAAATACAATATAGGAGATGTGCTTGAAAGACCAATTGCTGAGATTTTTGAGTTTGGATTGCTTGTGGAACTTGAAAAGGATGTAGAAGGATTACTTCACGTTTCTGATATTTCTTATAGAAGAGTCACTAACTTACCTTCAAGATACAACGTTGGAGAAATTATTAAATTTAAAATTATAGACTTTAATAATGAAAAAAGCAGATTGTCTTTAAGTGCAAAAGCTTTGTTAGATGATGTATGGGAAAAAATTGAAGAAAGCTATAATGTTGGAGACATAGTAAAAGGTAAAGTTATAAATGTTCAGGAATATGGAATTTTTGTTGAAGTTCAGGAAGGAATAGAAGTATTCATACACAGAAATGAATTTTCATGGGATAAAAATGAACATTTGGAATATAAATTAGGTGACGAAGTAGAGTTTAAAATAATAAATGTTGATAAAGCCGGAAAGAAAATAGGAGGAAGTATAAAACAGTTGACAATTTCTCCTTGGAAGGAAGCGGCTGAGCAATATAAAGTAGGAAATAAAGTTGTTGTACCTATAACAAGTATTCAGGAAAACTTTGCTTTAGTAAAATTAACAGACAGATTTGATGGAATAATACCGAAAAAAGAACTTACAGAAGAATTTTTAAAGGATATTTCAGAGAAATTTTCTGTAGGAGATGAAGTGGAAGCAATAGTAACAGAATTGAATGAAAAGAAAAAATCAATAATTCTTTCAGTTAAGAAGATACAGGAAATAGAAGAAAGTAAAGAAATGGAAGAATTAATGAAAAAATATGGAGTATAGTCCAGACTTTAAATTTTGAAATATATTTATTCCCTTGAGAAGAGCGGTTTGAAAGAGCTGTGATTTAAAAGGGAATTTTTTTGAAATAATTTTTGATATTTTTCTGTATATCAAATAAAAAATAAACATAAATTTTCCATTAATGTGATATAATAATGTGGTAGTTAGTAATGAATAGAAGAAAGGAATAAAATGGATATAATAAGGAAATATTATGAAAAATTTAGGAGTTTAAACCCTAAAAATACGGAAATAAAATTACTGGTAATTATTTTAATAATAGGATTGTTTTTATTCAGAGGAATACATGAATTTGAATTTTCATGGGAACTTGTTATTTCATTAGCTGTACTTGTATTTTCAATGACTTGTCATGAGGTGGCACATGGCTATGTTGCCTATAAGTTTGGAGATGATACGGCAAAAAGGGAAGGAAGGATAACGTTAAATCCTTTGAAACATTTGGATTTGACGGGAATGATACTTCCGATTATGCTGTTGTTAAGTGGTTCAGGCTTTTTAATAGGTTGGGCAAAACCGGTACCTGTGAATTTTTCAAGATTAAAACCTAACAGACTTGGATTATTCTGTGTTTCAATAGCAGGAATTACAGTAAATTTCATATTTGCAGCCATAGCACTGGTAATTATAAGAGTATTTGGAAGAAACTTTGATATTAATGGACTGGTAATAACAACACTGCTAAGTGTGTATATTATAAATCTGGCATTAGGATTATTTAACCTTATTCCTGTGACACCTCTTGACGGAGGAAGAATTATTTATTCGATAGCTGGAACAAAGGTAAGGGATTTCTATAATCAGATTGAAAAATATGGGATTGTAATAATTCTGTTTTTAGCATATATAGGATTTGTGTCAGACTATCTTTCAGTAGTACTTTCATTCTTTTTAAGTCTGACAGGGATAAATATAGGACTTGGATTATAAAATAAGAAATAGGAGTTGAGGGAAATGAAAAAAAGAATATTGTCTATAATTCTGTTTTTGGTAGTATGTTTAGGAGTGGAAGCTGTTACGAAGAAGGAACTGACACAGGAAGTACTTTCAAAGATAGGTATAAAGCAGGAAATAATTGATGAAACGATAAAACTAGATGAAAAATTTGCAGGAAAACCGATTTTTAGTATGGATGAGGATGAATTAGATGCAAGAATAAAAATGATAGAAGAAATTTTAGAAAAGGATGACAGAAATTTCGATCTTAATGATGAGCTTTTTACAATATATATTTTAAGTGAAGAAAAGAAGGATTATGAAAAGGCAAAATACTATCTTGAAAAAAGTGATAAGTATAATGACAAGTTCAGTTCTTATTTTAATAATATAGTGTATAATAGGAAAATAGGAAAAAAGAAAGAGGCTGAAAAAATTTATAATAAACTTAGAAAGGAATTTAAGGATAAGCCTCTTATAGATTTAGCTGATATTTTCCTAGAAGCTATGACTGGTGATGATGAGGATGACAGTCTTTCAGTAATGGATGAAAATTTCCTTGAAAATAACTTTTATCTGAATAATCCTATTGAAAATCCTGTAGTCAGCGACCATCCTCTGGATAATGTTTCAAAAATTTCTGAAAAAGATCCTGAAGATGATAAGGAAGATTATGAAGGATATAAAAAAATGATAAAGGAATTGACTAAAATGTCAGTTGAAAGAACGAAAAAGCAGAAAGAAGAAATTGAAAAAATGAAAGGGATAGTTGCTTATTTTAGTAACGATGAAAAACAGAGGGAATTTAATTTAAGTGATGATACTGTCAGAGGATTTGAACTGCAATTCCGTACACAGGAAATGTCAGATATAGGGATAAATGAAGGAGCTGAAAAGGCAGTTCAATATTATCTGGAAAATGTAGTAAGTGATACAGCAACTGAAGATGCAATACGTTTTAATAAGGATGATGAAGAATCATTATATTTTTCAGCGATGTATCTGCTTTCCATGACAGGAGATGAAAAGAAAATAGATAAGTACTCTAAGCAGCTGGAAAACACAAGAAATATGAAGATATTGCAAAAGTATTATGGAAAAGCGGAAAGTAAAAAAGCTCCGGAAAATACCTCAAAAGGAAAAAATAAAAAGGAATCTAATAAAAAAAGGGGTAAATAAATATTGAAAACAGTAGAAAAAGAAACAGTTATTGAATTTGAAGAAAAAAAATCAAAATTTATAGGATATATAAAACCTGTTTCCACTGTGGAAGAAGCTGAAAAGTTTATAGCCTCAATAAGGGAAATGCATCCAAATGCAACACATAATGTTCCTCTTTACAGGGTTGTAGAAGAAGGTCAGGAGTATTTTAAATATAATGATGATGGTGAACCGACAAATACAGCTGGAAAGCCGATGGCTGAAATACTTAATATTCTTGATGTGTATAATGTGGCAATTGTGGCTACGAGATATTTTGGAGGTATTAAACTTGGAGCAGGTGGCCTTATAAGAAATTATGCAAAGACAGCAAAAATTGCAGTAAATGAAGCAGGGATAGTTGAGTATAAGGAAAAATCCTTATTTATAATCGATTATGATTATGAATATACTGGAGAAGTTGAAAGCTTTCTAAATATGTATAAAAAGGAATTTGAAATTGAAATTGTTGAAAAAAACTATTCCAGCAGGGTTACGATGAAAATAAAGGCAGATAGTGAAATTGAAGAAAAATTGAATGAAATGAATAAACTGATTGTAATAAAATTATAACAGTACATGAAAATATTGAATTATGAAAAATAAGGAGGAAAAATGAAACAGGTAGTGGCAATTGTTGGAAGACCTAATGTCGGGAAATCAACACTGTTTAATAAATTAATAGGTGACAGACTTTCCATAGTAAAAAATGAACCTGGTGTTACGAGGGACAGACTTTACCGTGAAATGGAATGGTCAGGAAAAGAGTTTCTGTTAGTGGATACAGGAGGACTTGAGCCTAAAACAGATGATTTTATGATGAATAAAATAAAGGAACAGGCACAGGTAGCAATAGATGAAGCAGATGTTGTAATATTTCTGGTAGATGGAAAAGCAGGAATAACAGGACTTGATGAAGATGTTGCAAATGTACTTAGAAAAAAAGATAAAAAAGTAGTAGTGGCTGTCAACAAAATTGATAATTATATGAGGGATCAGGAAAATATACTGGAATTTTATGCATTAGGATTTGAAGAAGTAGTAGGAATTTCAGGAGAACATAAGATAAATCTAGGGGATCTGCTTGATGCTGTAATTTCAAAATTTGACAGGAAAAAGGAAAAAAGCAGGGAAGAAGGATTGAAAATAGCTGTACTTGGAAGACCGAACGCAGGTAAATCTTCACTTGTAAATAAACTTTTAAATGAGGAAAGATCCATTGTAAGTGATATTGCAGGAACAACAAGGGATTCTATAGATTCTTCACTTAAATATGATGGGGAAACTTACACTCTGATAGATACGGCAGGAATAAGAAAACAGTCAAAAATAGAAGATTCAATAGAATATTACAGTGTATTAAGGGCAGTGAAATCAATAAAAAGAGCAGATGTGTGTGTACTTATGCTTGATGCGACTGAGCTTTTAACTGAGCAGGATAAGAGGGTGGCAGGATTAATATATGAAGAAAGAAAGCCTATTATAATTGCTATAAATAAATGGGATCTTATAGAAAAAGATAATACAAGCGTAAAGAAATTTACTGAGCTTGTAAAGGCTGACCTTCCATTCCTGAGTTATGCTCCGGTAATAACTATTTCAGCATTAACAGGGAAAAGAACAATAAATATACTTGAACAGGCTAAATTTATAAATGAAGAATATCATAAGAAAATTACAACAGGACTTCTGAATCAGATTTTATCAGAAATGATAGCTCAGAATCCAGTTCCAACAAGAAAGGGAAGAGCTGTGAAAATAAATTATGCAACACAGGTAGGCGAAGCTCCTCCAAGATTTGCATTTTTCTCAAATAATCCTGAACTGATACACTTTTCATATCAGAGATATATTGAAAATAAGCTGAGGGAATATTTTGGATTTGAAGGATGTCCGATAGATATAGTGTTTAATAAGAAAAATGAAGGTTATTAATTGTAGGAGCAGTCATGAAAATTTATAATGAAGAAAAGATAAAAAAGATAAGAAATATACTAATTGTAAATGTTTTAGCCCTAATTTCCATACTTTTATTTTTCCAGGTTTACAGTTATTTTGTAAAACCGCTAAAATTAGTAATAAGTACAATTTTCCCGTTTATACTTTCGTTTGTTATAGTTTATTCACTTATGCCTTTTATAGATATGCTAAGTGAAAAACCAAAAGCTTCTGCACTTGCAGGGAATGGGAAAAAAAGTAAAAAATTGAATAGAAATCTTGCTATTTTAATAGTTCTGGTAATATTCTTTTCAATTTTTATATATATTGTTCTTGCATTTATTCCGATAGTTGCGAAACAGTTATCGAGCCTGATTGAGTTTTTTCTGAAAAATCAGGATAAAATGCAGAAGGATATGTTTGCTTTTCTGGAATCAAATAACATTGATTTAAGGGATACTATAATAAATTCCAAGGAAGTAATAATAAACAATACGCTGAAGGTTTTAAATTCAAGTTTTTCAGTGTTAAACAGTATGTTCAGTTTACTTTTTATGACACCTATTTTTACAATAATGCTTATATTCAGTTATGACGGTATTGAAAAAAAGGTTGAAGAAAAGCTTACAGAATATGGGCTTAGAGACTGGATAGGATTAATAAAGGATATGGATAAGTCAATAGGTGACTATATAATAGTAACAATGAAGGACAGTATGATTGTAGGTATATGTTCCTACATAATATTTTTCTTTTTGAAACTTGAGTATAGTTCGTTATTTGCACTTATAATAGGAATAGGAAACGTTATTCCATTTATAGGACCGTTTATAGGACTGATACCGGTAATAATGTATGCCATGACAAAGTCTTTCAGGCTCACAATAATGATAATAGTGTGCATAACTATACTTCAGACTATAGAAGCAAATATAATAAAACCATGGCTTACAAGAGCATCACTTAAAATTCATCCGATAACGACACTGCTTGTAGTTCTTATAGGAGGAGCATTGTTTGGGATAGGAGGAGCATTTATTGCGATTCCTGTATATATAATTCTGAAATCGGTGTGGATATTTTGTGAGAATAAATATTTTTCAAAATTGAAACAATTAAAATAAAGAAAATGAAGAGTCAATTTATAATATAAAAAATTTACAAATGTTGAAAATCTTAAAAAAATGTGGTATAAATAAAAAAAGAACATAACGTTATACAAATATCAGATTTTTAAAAGTTAAAAAAATAAAGGTATCTGTATAAGTATTTTGGAGAGGAGAAATTCATGAACAATTGCGGCAAGGGAGAAGCGGAAGTAAAAGGATGTCTTTATTTTACAATATCAAAGTTATTCAGAATAGTAAATAAGGTTGCTGAGGAATCTTTCAGTAAAATGGACATATGTCCTACACATGGTTTTCTGATGGTATTGTTACAGGAAGATGAAGAAGGGCTGTCAGTTAATAAAATATCAGAAACACTTACAATAGCCCCTTCTACTGTTACTAGATTTGTTGACAAACTTGTATCAAAGGGATATGTGGAGAGGATAAAAGTTGGGAAACAGTCGTTTACTAAAATAACAAAAGAAGGTAAGAAAATTATGCCTGAAGTGTATGCCTGCTGGGGAGATATTTTCAAGAAAGTTGAATCAATGGCTGGAGAAAAAGAATACATGAATAACGTGGCAAAAGTTATTACAGAATTTGCAGAGTTAATGGAAGAAAATCAGAAGAATTTATAATTTTTAGAAGGAAGAGACAGATGTTAAAAAAGAAAGTACATTTTTCACCTTATATAACTATTTTAATGTCCTTTTTTATAGTAATATTAATAGGAGGTGGAATTCTTTCTTTACCTTTTGTTACAATAAGTGGAAAAGGGACAAAATTAATAGAAGGAATATTTACTGCAACTTCGGCAGTTTGTGTAACAGGGCTTACAGTAAATGATGTAAGCACTACTTATAATTTAATTGGTAAAACGATAATACTGATTTTAATTCAACTAGGAGGAATAGGTCTTATTACATTTTCCTCCCTTTTAATATTACTGGTTTCAAAGGAAATCAGCTATTATACTAAGAAAGTCGTGCAGGAAGATATAAACGCTGAAACAGTATTTAATATACAGAAATATATAAAAAAGGTAATTATTACAGTTTTATTGATAGAATTAATAGGGGCAGTCATATTATTTTTTGAATTTATCAAAAAATTTAAAATTTCAGAAGCAATTTATTATTCTATATTTCATTCGGTTTCAGCATTTTGTAATGCAGGCTTTTCTTTATTTTCAGATAATTTGGAGTCCTTTAAGGGAAGTATGATAATAAATACAGCAGTTCCTATACTTATAATAGTAGGAGGACTGGGTTTTTCCACTATAATTAATGTTTATAGATATTTAAGAAAAGAAGATAAGAGAATTACTACCACTTCAAAGATAGCATTAAAGGTAACTGCGGGATTTGTTGTTTTTGGAGCATTTTTTATATTTATTTTTGAATATGCCAATATTAAAACAATGGGAAATTATACATTTATAGAAAAAATCGGAGCGGCATTTTTTCAAAGTGTAACTGCCAGAACAGCAGGATTTAATACTATGTCACTTGCAGGAATGAAGGAAATAACAGCACTTTTGTTTGTTTTTTTAATGTTTGTCGGAGCTTCTCCCGGATCAACAGGAGGAGGAGTAAAAACAACTACATTTGGCCTAATTGTTTTAGGAGTGATAACAATAATTAAGAATAAGGAATATATAGAATATAACGGAAGAAAAATAAGCTGGACCAACTTTAACAGGGCGGTTTCAATAGTTTCTATATCAATATGTTATATAATAGTTGTTTTATTTTTACTTATACTGCTGGAACCGGATGTAAATGTCATAAATCTGTTATTTGAACTAGTTTCAGCATTTGGGACAGCTGGAGTGACAAGAAACTTGACTCCTTATCTTGGGGATATGTCAAAAATTTTACTAATAATTACTATGTTTATTGGTAGGGTCGGTCCCTTGACAATAGTGTCAGCATTATCATTGGAAAAGATAAAATCAGGAAAATATAAGTATCCTGAGGAAAATATACTAATAGGATAATTTTAGAAAGGAAATATAAAAAATGGAAGGATATCTTGTTATCGGTATAGGACGTTTTGGAAAAAGTGTAGCAAGAACACTGTATGAAAATAACAAAACAGTTTTAGCGATTGATGAAAATGAGGAAGTTATACAGCAGATTATTGATAATCAGATTGTAGGCAATGCCGTTGTTTTAAATGCAACTGATGAAAATGCACTGAAAAAAGTGATTAATAATGATTTTGATACGGCTTTTGTATGTATCGGGACAGATATACAGTCCAGTATTTTAATAACTGTTACTTTAAAAGAACTGGGCATAAAAAAAATTATATGTAAAGCCAGAACTGAAAAGCAGGGAAAGGTTTTAGAAAAAATAGGTGCAGATATAGTTGTTTATCCGGAAAGGGAAATGGGAGAAACTTTAGCAAAGAAAATTATGAATCCTAAACTGACAGATTACTTTAAATTTTCTGAAGAATACAATATTTTTGAATTTGAGGTTCCGGAAGAATTTATAGGAAAAAATTTGAAGGAACTGGATTTACGTAACAAATATGAAATGAATATCATAGGAATAAAACAAGGAGAAGAACATATGAATATAAGTCCTAATTCTGAAACTGTAATAGAAAAGGGAAATATATTATTAGTAATAACAAATAATAAAAATGACATTAATTTGTTTGAAAATTAATAAAACCGGTTGACAAAAAATACATAATTCTATATAATTAACATATGAACAATTATTCATATGTTATAAAAACTATAATATAAAACAGAGAGGTGAAAAAATGAAAAAGGAAACACTAGTTTGCGAATGTACTGTTATACATCAGGAGGTAATTGATAAAATAAAATTACCTGAGGAAGAAGTTTTATATGATTTAGGCGATTTCTTTAAAATATTAGGAGATAGTACAAGAATCAAAATATTGAGCGCCCTATTCCAGTCTGAAATGTGCGTATGTGATATTGCCGCTTTACTTGGAATGACGCAATCAGCTATCTCACACCAGTTGAGGGTACTTAAACAGGGAAGACTTGTAAAACATAGAAAAGAAGGAAAGGTTGTCTACTATTCATTAGATGATGACCATATTAAACACATTGTGGATCAGGGACTTACCCATATATCTGAAAAAAGATAATCAGTTAAATTAATAAAATTATAGAATTTATATGGCTTTTATCATGGATTAGAATTATTATGTATTTAGGAATTATGTATTTATGTCAAAGGGGATAAAAATGAAAAGTGAAAGTAACCAGATAATTTTATCTATAAAAGGACTGCACTGTGCAAACTGTGCGGCTAAAATAGAGAAAAAAATAAATGATATTAATGAAATAGAAGAGGCAAATCTCGACTTTATTGGTGAAAAAATACTTCTTAAAACAAGTGAGACAAATGAAATTAAATTAATAGACACAATTCAGAAAATAGCAGATAGTATTGAAGATGGAGTAACTATTTCTTCAAGAAAAAAGAAAAATGCTGAAGCAGTTCATGAACACGGGAATGTACATGGCCACTCCCATGATCATGGTGGAGAAGTCGGTAGAATAATAAAACTCCTTATAGCTGGAGGAATATTTTTCTGTCTGGCTCTTATGCTTCCTTTACCTTTTAAATATAGAGGAATAAAGTTGGGACTATATCTCCTAAGCTATATAATAATTGGAGGAGATGTACTTTTAAAAGCTTTTAACAATATAAAAAGAGGAAGAATATTTGATGAGAACTTTTTAATGAGTATAGCTACAATAGGAGCATTTATTGTGGGAGAATATCCTGAAGCCGTAGCAGTAATGCTTTTTTATCAGCTGGGAGAAATGTTTCAGGGAATAGTAGTAAACAGATCAAGAAAATCAATTTCTGAACTGATGGATATAAGACCTGATTTTGCTAACTTAAAAATAGGTGATAAAATAGAAAAAGTTTCACCTGAAGATGTGAAACCGGGAGATATTATAATTGTAAAACCAGGAGAAAAAGTTCCACTGGACGGGGAAATTGTAAGTGGATATTCTGCTTTTGATACATCTGCCCTGACAGGTGAATCACTTCCATGTGAAATGGGAGAAGGAAGCCAGATTTTGAGTGGATATATTAATAAAACAGGTCTTATTAATGTAAAAGTGAC
This window harbors:
- a CDS encoding HPr family phosphocarrier protein, which produces MEKLLIEIKNKQGLHLRPATLIFKTLNSYDSKLWIGETDNMEEMLEVKRVFDLLDLAAGFGTKLFLIAEGEDEILLLNDLRKLIEVEKFGEG
- a CDS encoding S1 RNA-binding domain-containing protein, producing MSDLNNDLFEEMLNDYLPEEKKSGDVISGIITRKDMDFAYLDLSGKQEGRILIREVEDFNVGDTIEVKVLRSDEEFVIVSKFLLDKAKEFASYEVDEIVSGTILKKVKGGYSVRVGKNEAFLPFSLASLERDKDYTGEKFKFLIKEKGRNNLTVSRTDLVKKEELDYFSSLNVGDIVEGKVKEVLDFGVILELGPTTGFIHISEVSWDQVSDLIEKFGINDVVKAKVIEKDEEKRKIKLSLKQLEVDPWVEFKNTHNVGDVIKGTVKEILDFGLVVDLSRNKGFVHISELAWNNAAKVLKEFKEGDVIEAKIINIDDEKKNIKLSVKQLTENPWDSVKEKYNIGDVLERPIAEIFEFGLLVELEKDVEGLLHVSDISYRRVTNLPSRYNVGEIIKFKIIDFNNEKSRLSLSAKALLDDVWEKIEESYNVGDIVKGKVINVQEYGIFVEVQEGIEVFIHRNEFSWDKNEHLEYKLGDEVEFKIINVDKAGKKIGGSIKQLTISPWKEAAEQYKVGNKVVVPITSIQENFALVKLTDRFDGIIPKKELTEEFLKDISEKFSVGDEVEAIVTELNEKKKSIILSVKKIQEIEESKEMEELMKKYGV
- a CDS encoding site-2 protease family protein encodes the protein MDIIRKYYEKFRSLNPKNTEIKLLVIILIIGLFLFRGIHEFEFSWELVISLAVLVFSMTCHEVAHGYVAYKFGDDTAKREGRITLNPLKHLDLTGMILPIMLLLSGSGFLIGWAKPVPVNFSRLKPNRLGLFCVSIAGITVNFIFAAIALVIIRVFGRNFDINGLVITTLLSVYIINLALGLFNLIPVTPLDGGRIIYSIAGTKVRDFYNQIEKYGIVIILFLAYIGFVSDYLSVVLSFFLSLTGINIGLGL
- a CDS encoding lipopolysaccharide assembly protein LapB — encoded protein: MKKRILSIILFLVVCLGVEAVTKKELTQEVLSKIGIKQEIIDETIKLDEKFAGKPIFSMDEDELDARIKMIEEILEKDDRNFDLNDELFTIYILSEEKKDYEKAKYYLEKSDKYNDKFSSYFNNIVYNRKIGKKKEAEKIYNKLRKEFKDKPLIDLADIFLEAMTGDDEDDSLSVMDENFLENNFYLNNPIENPVVSDHPLDNVSKISEKDPEDDKEDYEGYKKMIKELTKMSVERTKKQKEEIEKMKGIVAYFSNDEKQREFNLSDDTVRGFELQFRTQEMSDIGINEGAEKAVQYYLENVVSDTATEDAIRFNKDDEESLYFSAMYLLSMTGDEKKIDKYSKQLENTRNMKILQKYYGKAESKKAPENTSKGKNKKESNKKRGK
- a CDS encoding YigZ family protein; translated protein: MKTVEKETVIEFEEKKSKFIGYIKPVSTVEEAEKFIASIREMHPNATHNVPLYRVVEEGQEYFKYNDDGEPTNTAGKPMAEILNILDVYNVAIVATRYFGGIKLGAGGLIRNYAKTAKIAVNEAGIVEYKEKSLFIIDYDYEYTGEVESFLNMYKKEFEIEIVEKNYSSRVTMKIKADSEIEEKLNEMNKLIVIKL
- the der gene encoding ribosome biogenesis GTPase Der encodes the protein MKQVVAIVGRPNVGKSTLFNKLIGDRLSIVKNEPGVTRDRLYREMEWSGKEFLLVDTGGLEPKTDDFMMNKIKEQAQVAIDEADVVIFLVDGKAGITGLDEDVANVLRKKDKKVVVAVNKIDNYMRDQENILEFYALGFEEVVGISGEHKINLGDLLDAVISKFDRKKEKSREEGLKIAVLGRPNAGKSSLVNKLLNEERSIVSDIAGTTRDSIDSSLKYDGETYTLIDTAGIRKQSKIEDSIEYYSVLRAVKSIKRADVCVLMLDATELLTEQDKRVAGLIYEERKPIIIAINKWDLIEKDNTSVKKFTELVKADLPFLSYAPVITISALTGKRTINILEQAKFINEEYHKKITTGLLNQILSEMIAQNPVPTRKGRAVKINYATQVGEAPPRFAFFSNNPELIHFSYQRYIENKLREYFGFEGCPIDIVFNKKNEGY
- a CDS encoding AI-2E family transporter: MKIYNEEKIKKIRNILIVNVLALISILLFFQVYSYFVKPLKLVISTIFPFILSFVIVYSLMPFIDMLSEKPKASALAGNGKKSKKLNRNLAILIVLVIFFSIFIYIVLAFIPIVAKQLSSLIEFFLKNQDKMQKDMFAFLESNNIDLRDTIINSKEVIINNTLKVLNSSFSVLNSMFSLLFMTPIFTIMLIFSYDGIEKKVEEKLTEYGLRDWIGLIKDMDKSIGDYIIVTMKDSMIVGICSYIIFFFLKLEYSSLFALIIGIGNVIPFIGPFIGLIPVIMYAMTKSFRLTIMIIVCITILQTIEANIIKPWLTRASLKIHPITTLLVVLIGGALFGIGGAFIAIPVYIILKSVWIFCENKYFSKLKQLK
- a CDS encoding MarR family winged helix-turn-helix transcriptional regulator; protein product: MNNCGKGEAEVKGCLYFTISKLFRIVNKVAEESFSKMDICPTHGFLMVLLQEDEEGLSVNKISETLTIAPSTVTRFVDKLVSKGYVERIKVGKQSFTKITKEGKKIMPEVYACWGDIFKKVESMAGEKEYMNNVAKVITEFAELMEENQKNL
- a CDS encoding TrkH family potassium uptake protein; protein product: MLKKKVHFSPYITILMSFFIVILIGGGILSLPFVTISGKGTKLIEGIFTATSAVCVTGLTVNDVSTTYNLIGKTIILILIQLGGIGLITFSSLLILLVSKEISYYTKKVVQEDINAETVFNIQKYIKKVIITVLLIELIGAVILFFEFIKKFKISEAIYYSIFHSVSAFCNAGFSLFSDNLESFKGSMIINTAVPILIIVGGLGFSTIINVYRYLRKEDKRITTTSKIALKVTAGFVVFGAFFIFIFEYANIKTMGNYTFIEKIGAAFFQSVTARTAGFNTMSLAGMKEITALLFVFLMFVGASPGSTGGGVKTTTFGLIVLGVITIIKNKEYIEYNGRKISWTNFNRAVSIVSISICYIIVVLFLLILLEPDVNVINLLFELVSAFGTAGVTRNLTPYLGDMSKILLIITMFIGRVGPLTIVSALSLEKIKSGKYKYPEENILIG
- a CDS encoding TrkA family potassium uptake protein, translated to MEGYLVIGIGRFGKSVARTLYENNKTVLAIDENEEVIQQIIDNQIVGNAVVLNATDENALKKVINNDFDTAFVCIGTDIQSSILITVTLKELGIKKIICKARTEKQGKVLEKIGADIVVYPEREMGETLAKKIMNPKLTDYFKFSEEYNIFEFEVPEEFIGKNLKELDLRNKYEMNIIGIKQGEEHMNISPNSETVIEKGNILLVITNNKNDINLFEN
- a CDS encoding metalloregulator ArsR/SmtB family transcription factor — protein: MKKETLVCECTVIHQEVIDKIKLPEEEVLYDLGDFFKILGDSTRIKILSALFQSEMCVCDIAALLGMTQSAISHQLRVLKQGRLVKHRKEGKVVYYSLDDDHIKHIVDQGLTHISEKR